A DNA window from Procambarus clarkii isolate CNS0578487 chromosome 75, FALCON_Pclarkii_2.0, whole genome shotgun sequence contains the following coding sequences:
- the LOC138357024 gene encoding coagulation factor V-like: MLPLKPEPFQDALKPEPFQDDLKPEPFQDALKPEPFQDALKPEPFQDALKPEPFQDALKPEPFQDALKPEPFQDDLKPEPFQDALKPEPFQDALKPEPFQDALKPEPFQDALKPEPFQDALKPEPFQDALKPEPFQDALKPEPFQVALKPEPSHMALKPEPFYVVLKPEPFHVALKPEPFHVALKPEPFHVAPQA; this comes from the coding sequence ATGTTGCCCCTCAAGCCTGAACCATTCCAGGATGCCCTTAAGCCTGAACCATTCCAGGATGACCTTAAGCCTGAACCATTCCAGGATGCCCTTAAGCCTGAACCATTCCAGGATGCCCTTAAGCCTGAACCATTCCAGGATGCCCTTAAGCCTGAACCATTCCAGGATGCCCTTAAGCCTGAACCATTCCAGGATGCCCTTAAGCCTGAACCATTCCAGGATGACCTTAAGCCTGAACCATTCCAGGATGCCCTTAAGCCTGAACCATTCCAGGATGCCCTTAAGCCTGAACCATTCCAGGATGCCCTTAAGCCTGAACCATTCCAGGATGCCCTTAAGCCTGAACCATTCCAGGATGCCCTTAAGCCTGAACCATTCCAGGATGCCCTTAAGCCTGAACCATTCCAGGATGCCCTTAAGCCTGAACCATTTCAGGTTGCCCTCAAGCCTGAACCCTCCCATATGGCCCTTAAGCCTGAACCATTCTATGTTGTCCTCAAGCCTGAACCATTCCATGTTGCCCTCAAGCCTGAACCATTCCATGTTGCCCTCAAGCCTGAACCATTCCATGTGGCCCCTCAAGCCTGA